From Micromonospora rifamycinica, a single genomic window includes:
- a CDS encoding GPW/gp25 family protein: MTYPAFPWRPDNRGRSGLADPERHVADLVEAVLFTAPGERVNRPDFGAGLGQLLFAPVDDAVVGTAELQARSALQRWLGELIEVDDVRVDLAEAAVRVHVGYRLRATGRPAQVSVERGDG, translated from the coding sequence ATGACGTACCCGGCGTTCCCCTGGCGGCCGGACAACCGGGGCCGCTCCGGCCTGGCCGACCCGGAACGGCACGTCGCCGACCTGGTGGAGGCGGTGCTGTTCACCGCGCCCGGCGAGCGGGTCAACCGGCCGGACTTCGGCGCCGGCCTGGGCCAGCTGCTCTTCGCCCCGGTCGACGACGCGGTGGTGGGCACCGCCGAGTTGCAGGCCCGCAGCGCGTTGCAGCGCTGGCTCGGCGAGCTGATCGAGGTCGACGACGTCCGCGTCGACCTGGCCGAGGCGGCGGTGCGGGTGCACGTCGGGTACCGGCTACGGGCCACCGGCCGGCCCGCGCAGGTGTCGGTGGAGAGGGGCGACGGATGA